From Nicotiana tabacum cultivar K326 chromosome 22, ASM71507v2, whole genome shotgun sequence, one genomic window encodes:
- the LOC107785437 gene encoding uncharacterized protein LOC107785437 isoform X2 gives MRVLTNKISRALYSAAVSSSSASSASHCDSTKISRALSTCIHSKQSLPSPYTESRDPLFASPWSATQVRGAKSRGADLKPGNVIEKKGRIYEVVKAQHTTQGRGGAIIQVELRDVDSGSKSNERFRTDEPVERVFVAEKNFTYLYTDDETGNIVLMEPKTYEQLDVPKHLFGESHVYLQDDMKVSVQMYDGRAMSASIPTRVTCTVAESEIPMRASATPQYKKVLLDNGLTVQVPKHILEGDKIIINTTDNSYMSR, from the exons GTTCTTACGAACAAAATATCGCGAGCTCTCTACTCAGCTGCTGTTTCTTCCTCTTCAGCTTCATCCGCTTCTCACTGCGATTCCACAAAGATTTCAAGAGCTCTTTCCACTTGTATTCATTCCAAACAGTCGCTTCCCTCGCCGTACACCGAATCTCGAGATCCTCTCTTTGCTTCGCCTTGGTCCGCCACTCAAGTTCGTGGTGCCAAATCTCGCGGCGCCGAT TTGAAGCCAGGAAATGTGATTGAGAAAAAAG GAAGGATTTATGAG GTGGTAAAGGCACAACACACAACCCAAGGAAGAGGAGGAGCTATTATACAG GTGGAGCTCCGTGATGTTGATAGTGGAAGCAAGTCGAATGAAAGATTTCGTACAGATGAACCTGTTGAAA GAGTATTTGTTGCAGAAAAGAATTTCACGTACCTTTATACAGATGATGAAACCGGAAACATTGTACTAATGGA GCCTAAGACCTATGAGCAACTAGATGTACCAAAACACTTGTTTGGTGAATCTCATGTCTACCTTCAAG ATGATATGAAAGTCAGTGTGCAAATGTATGATGGAAGAGCAATGTCTGCATCAATTCCTACACGAGTAACATGTACTGTTGCTGAATCTGAAATTCCCATGAGGGCGTCAGCTACTCCACA GTATAAGAAGGTTTTGCTGGACAATGGTCTCACTGTGCAG GTACCAAAACATATCTTAGAAGGGGACAAGATTATCATTAACACCACAGACAACTCTTACATGAGCAGGTGA
- the LOC107785437 gene encoding uncharacterized protein LOC107785437 isoform X1, producing MRVLTNKISRALYSAAVSSSSASSASHCDSTKISRALSTCIHSKQSLPSPYTESRDPLFASPWSATQVRGAKSRGADLKPGNVIEKKGRIYEVVKAQHTTQGRGGAIIQVELRDVDSGSKSNERFRTDEPVERVFVAEKNFTYLYTDDETGNIVLMEPKTYEQLDVPKHLFGESHVYLQDDMKVSVQMYDGRAMSASIPTRVTCTVAESEIPMRASATPQYKKVLLDNGLTVQVPKHILEGDKIIINTTDNSYMSRA from the exons GTTCTTACGAACAAAATATCGCGAGCTCTCTACTCAGCTGCTGTTTCTTCCTCTTCAGCTTCATCCGCTTCTCACTGCGATTCCACAAAGATTTCAAGAGCTCTTTCCACTTGTATTCATTCCAAACAGTCGCTTCCCTCGCCGTACACCGAATCTCGAGATCCTCTCTTTGCTTCGCCTTGGTCCGCCACTCAAGTTCGTGGTGCCAAATCTCGCGGCGCCGAT TTGAAGCCAGGAAATGTGATTGAGAAAAAAG GAAGGATTTATGAG GTGGTAAAGGCACAACACACAACCCAAGGAAGAGGAGGAGCTATTATACAG GTGGAGCTCCGTGATGTTGATAGTGGAAGCAAGTCGAATGAAAGATTTCGTACAGATGAACCTGTTGAAA GAGTATTTGTTGCAGAAAAGAATTTCACGTACCTTTATACAGATGATGAAACCGGAAACATTGTACTAATGGA GCCTAAGACCTATGAGCAACTAGATGTACCAAAACACTTGTTTGGTGAATCTCATGTCTACCTTCAAG ATGATATGAAAGTCAGTGTGCAAATGTATGATGGAAGAGCAATGTCTGCATCAATTCCTACACGAGTAACATGTACTGTTGCTGAATCTGAAATTCCCATGAGGGCGTCAGCTACTCCACA GTATAAGAAGGTTTTGCTGGACAATGGTCTCACTGTGCAG GTACCAAAACATATCTTAGAAGGGGACAAGATTATCATTAACACCACAGACAACTCTTACATGAGCAG AGCTTAG